The following coding sequences lie in one Halorarum halophilum genomic window:
- a CDS encoding acetylglutamate/acetylaminoadipate kinase: protein MTETPCASATPNLLTDGGDLPPVVVKLGGARAVDPAGAVGDVAHLVANGRWVVVVHGGSTEVDDQLEALGREPEYVETPGGVTGRFTDEDTMEVFEMALPGKLNTELVVGLRNAGVDALGLSGVDGGLLAGPRKSAVRVLEDGKKKIKRGDHSGRIDAVNDGLLSGLLADGYTPVLSPPMLGEESDGDVAAVNTDADRAAAAVAGALGGELVVLTDVAGVYEDPDDADTLIGAVDTPADFEALESAAEGFMTRKVMAAKEALEGGAAAVYVSDANVRDPIVAALDGAGTRIDRAAVVEPGSDAGDDDAEGVEQ from the coding sequence ATGACGGAGACCCCCTGCGCCTCCGCGACCCCGAACCTGCTCACCGACGGCGGCGACCTCCCGCCAGTCGTCGTGAAGCTCGGCGGCGCCCGCGCTGTCGACCCCGCGGGCGCGGTCGGCGACGTGGCCCACCTCGTCGCCAACGGCCGGTGGGTCGTCGTCGTCCACGGCGGCTCCACCGAGGTGGACGACCAGCTCGAGGCGCTCGGTCGCGAGCCCGAGTACGTCGAGACGCCCGGCGGCGTCACCGGACGCTTCACCGACGAGGACACCATGGAGGTGTTCGAGATGGCGCTGCCCGGCAAGCTCAACACCGAACTCGTCGTCGGGCTCCGGAACGCCGGCGTCGACGCGCTCGGCCTCTCGGGCGTCGACGGCGGCCTCCTGGCCGGCCCCCGCAAGTCGGCGGTCCGCGTGCTGGAGGACGGCAAGAAGAAGATCAAGCGCGGCGACCACTCTGGCCGCATCGACGCCGTCAACGACGGGCTGCTGTCCGGGTTGCTCGCCGACGGCTACACGCCGGTACTCTCGCCGCCGATGCTCGGAGAGGAGAGCGACGGCGACGTCGCGGCGGTCAACACCGACGCCGACCGCGCGGCCGCGGCCGTCGCGGGCGCGCTCGGCGGCGAACTGGTCGTCCTGACGGACGTCGCCGGCGTGTACGAGGACCCCGACGACGCCGACACGCTCATCGGCGCCGTCGACACCCCCGCGGACTTCGAGGCCCTGGAGTCGGCCGCGGAGGGGTTCATGACCCGCAAGGTGATGGCCGCGAAGGAGGCGCTGGAGGGCGGTGCCGCGGCGGTGTACGTCTCGGACGCGAACGTCCGCGACCCCATCGTCGCCGCGCTCGACGGTGCCGGCACGCGGATCGACCGCGCCGCCGTGGTCGAACCCGGCAGCGACGCCGGCGACGACGACGCTGAGGGGGTGGAGCAGTGA
- the hemB gene encoding porphobilinogen synthase, with translation MDLTDRPRRLRTDGVRPLVSETELDASDLIAPVFVDATTDERVEIESMPGHERVPVEQAAARVAEVRETGVEAVIVFGIPESKDEVGSRAYAEDGVVQEAVREISAETDAYVITDVCLCEYTDHGHCGVLEEDAAEDPTLTVKNDETLDLLRRTAVSHAEAGADMIAPSSMTDGMVGAIREGLDESGFAEVPIMSYAAKYESAFYGPFRDAADGAPAFGDRRHYQMDPANGREALRETRLDVEQGADVLMVKPALPYLDVVSSLRREFDHPVAAYNVSGEYAMLHAAADRGWLDLEAAAYESLLSIKRAGADLILTYFAEDLADQL, from the coding sequence ATGGACCTCACGGACCGGCCGCGCCGCCTCCGAACCGACGGCGTCAGGCCGCTCGTCTCGGAGACGGAGCTCGACGCCTCGGACCTCATCGCGCCGGTGTTCGTCGACGCGACGACCGACGAGCGCGTCGAGATCGAGTCGATGCCGGGCCACGAGCGCGTCCCCGTCGAGCAGGCCGCCGCCCGCGTCGCCGAGGTGCGCGAGACGGGCGTCGAGGCCGTCATCGTCTTCGGCATCCCCGAGTCGAAGGACGAGGTCGGCTCGCGGGCCTACGCCGAGGACGGCGTCGTCCAGGAGGCCGTCCGCGAGATCAGCGCCGAGACGGACGCCTACGTCATCACGGACGTCTGCCTCTGCGAGTACACCGACCACGGCCACTGCGGGGTCCTCGAGGAGGACGCGGCCGAGGACCCAACCCTGACCGTGAAGAACGACGAGACGCTCGACCTCCTCAGAAGAACCGCCGTCTCGCACGCCGAGGCCGGAGCGGACATGATCGCACCCTCGTCGATGACCGACGGGATGGTCGGCGCGATCCGGGAGGGGCTGGACGAATCCGGCTTCGCCGAGGTGCCGATCATGAGCTACGCGGCGAAGTACGAGTCGGCGTTCTACGGCCCGTTCCGGGACGCCGCGGACGGCGCGCCCGCGTTCGGCGACCGCCGGCACTACCAGATGGACCCCGCCAACGGCCGCGAGGCGCTCCGGGAGACGAGGCTCGACGTCGAGCAGGGCGCGGACGTGCTGATGGTGAAGCCGGCGCTGCCATATCTGGACGTGGTCTCGTCCCTCCGGCGGGAGTTCGACCACCCCGTCGCCGCTTATAATGTAAGCGGGGAGTACGCGATGCTCCACGCCGCTGCGGATCGGGGGTGGCTGGACCTGGAGGCGGCGGCCTACGAGTCGCTGCTTTCGATCAAGCGGGCCGGGGCGGATCTGATCCTGACGTACTTCGCCGAGGATCTGGCTGATCAGTTGTAG
- the lysW gene encoding lysine biosynthesis protein LysW, giving the protein MTEAECVECGADVTLHDDLEVGEIIDCGTCGAELEVVDVSPPVLERAPELEEDWGE; this is encoded by the coding sequence ATGACGGAAGCAGAATGCGTCGAGTGCGGGGCGGACGTGACCCTGCACGACGACCTGGAGGTCGGAGAGATCATCGACTGTGGAACCTGCGGTGCGGAGCTGGAAGTGGTGGACGTCTCCCCGCCGGTCCTCGAGCGAGCCCCGGAGCTCGAAGAGGACTGGGGGGAGTGA
- a CDS encoding PHP domain-containing protein, whose amino-acid sequence MVVADLHAHTTVSDGTLTLGTLPAAARAAGVEVVAVTDHDRFHPGLNAPVTDLAGITVVRGIELRVDAGFEEVDLLGYGLEETEALRAECERLQRNRIERGRRIVECVETETDVDLSLEPRVGLGRPHIARAIAESEAPYDFEGAFEHLIGDDRPCYVGRDVTPLDEGIDLLSDACAVVGLAHPFRYDDPDAALALCERLDAVERFYPYGDRGTDDPGRVEAIAAEHDLLLTGGSDAHGEELGAAGLDRSGWERVERRLSEGRA is encoded by the coding sequence ATGGTCGTCGCGGACCTCCACGCGCACACGACGGTGTCGGACGGGACCCTGACGCTCGGGACGCTCCCCGCCGCCGCGCGGGCGGCCGGGGTCGAGGTCGTCGCCGTGACGGACCACGACCGGTTCCATCCGGGCCTCAACGCTCCCGTCACCGACCTGGCGGGAATCACGGTCGTCCGAGGCATCGAACTCCGCGTCGACGCCGGCTTCGAGGAGGTGGACCTCCTCGGCTACGGCCTCGAGGAGACCGAGGCGCTCCGCGCCGAGTGCGAGCGCCTCCAGCGGAACCGGATCGAGCGGGGTCGACGGATCGTCGAGTGCGTCGAGACGGAGACGGACGTCGACCTCAGCCTCGAACCCCGCGTGGGACTCGGTCGCCCGCACATCGCCCGCGCCATCGCGGAGAGCGAGGCGCCGTACGACTTCGAGGGCGCCTTCGAGCACCTCATCGGCGACGACCGCCCATGCTACGTCGGCAGGGACGTGACGCCGCTCGACGAGGGGATCGACCTGCTCTCGGACGCCTGCGCCGTCGTCGGACTCGCCCACCCGTTCCGGTACGACGACCCCGACGCGGCGCTGGCGCTGTGTGAACGCCTGGACGCGGTCGAGCGCTTCTACCCCTACGGCGACCGCGGCACCGACGACCCAGGGCGCGTCGAGGCGATCGCGGCGGAGCACGACCTGCTCCTCACGGGGGGGAGCGACGCGCACGGCGAGGAACTCGGCGCGGCGGGCCTCGACCGTTCGGGGTGGGAGCGCGTCGAGCGCCGGTTGTCGGAGGGGCGGGCTTAA
- the argF gene encoding ornithine carbamoyltransferase: MSTPTHDAATTTDEPFPTDMLDVDDLSSAQLATVLDRATALKSGRDLTRLPRTTLAMLFEKPSTRTRASFETGMTQLGGHAMFLGPEDIQLGHGEPLKDTARALSGYVDAIMARLFDHSDLEILAEYADVPVVNGLTDDAHPCQTLADLQTIREAFGGFEDVSVAWVGDGNNVARSFAVGCGLAGLDLTVATPEGYGLGEDCIERAAEAGGEPTLADSPKEAVADADVVYTDVWVSMGQEKLREEKLPAFEGYQLNEDLLADTDAKVMHCLPAHRGEEITDDVLESDRTLVWEQAENRMHAQKALLVELLE, from the coding sequence ATGAGCACACCAACTCACGACGCCGCCACGACCACCGACGAACCGTTCCCGACCGACATGCTCGACGTGGACGACCTCTCGTCCGCCCAGCTCGCGACGGTCCTCGACCGCGCGACCGCGCTGAAGTCCGGCAGGGACCTCACGCGGCTCCCCCGGACGACGCTCGCGATGCTGTTCGAGAAGCCCTCGACCCGCACGCGGGCGTCCTTCGAGACGGGGATGACCCAGCTCGGGGGGCACGCGATGTTCCTCGGTCCAGAGGACATCCAACTGGGCCACGGCGAGCCGCTGAAGGACACCGCCCGGGCGCTCTCGGGCTACGTCGACGCCATCATGGCGCGGCTGTTCGACCACTCGGACCTCGAGATCCTCGCGGAGTACGCCGACGTGCCGGTGGTCAACGGGCTGACCGACGACGCGCACCCGTGCCAGACGCTCGCGGACCTCCAGACGATACGGGAGGCGTTCGGCGGGTTCGAGGACGTCTCGGTCGCGTGGGTCGGCGACGGCAACAACGTCGCCCGGTCGTTCGCCGTGGGCTGCGGTCTGGCGGGGCTGGACCTCACGGTCGCCACGCCCGAGGGCTACGGCCTCGGCGAGGACTGCATCGAGCGCGCGGCGGAGGCCGGCGGGGAACCGACGCTGGCCGACTCGCCCAAGGAGGCGGTCGCGGACGCGGACGTCGTCTACACCGACGTCTGGGTGAGCATGGGCCAGGAGAAACTGCGCGAGGAGAAGCTGCCCGCGTTCGAGGGGTACCAGCTGAACGAGGACCTGCTGGCCGACACGGACGCGAAGGTGATGCACTGCCTGCCGGCCCACCGCGGCGAGGAGATCACCGACGACGTGCTGGAGTCTGACCGGACGCTAGTGTGGGAGCAGGCGGAGAACCGGATGCACGCGCAGAAGGCGTTACTTGTGGAACTGCTGGAGTAG
- a CDS encoding aspartate aminotransferase family protein: MSSLDVAEDELGEGFVFSEKPLGIDSGEGVHLTGTNGTEYLDFGASYACTPLGHCPPAVVDAIREQAAELLYVQGSYPVEARTELYGKLGALAPGDLRKVWLCNSGTEANEAAMKFARSATGREKIVAAKRGFHGRTMGALAMTWKKKYRAAFEPLAGGVEFVDYGDADELADAVDDETAAVFLEPVQGEGGVNPATADYLQAARELTEDAGAALVFDEIQTGLGRTGALWACEHAGVVPDALTTAKGLASGLPMGATLCADWLADEAGDHGSTFSGGPLVAAAANATLDGIVGDDLPGHAEAVGDYLHDELSAAIEEHDLGVREVRGQGLMVGIEVKRGSNRLLRDLALNHEVLALPAGRSVLRLLPPLVVEEEHVDAVVDALTEVL, encoded by the coding sequence GTGAGTTCCCTCGACGTCGCCGAGGACGAACTCGGCGAGGGGTTCGTCTTCTCCGAGAAGCCGCTCGGCATCGACTCCGGCGAGGGCGTCCACCTCACGGGCACGAACGGCACGGAGTACCTCGACTTCGGCGCCTCCTACGCCTGCACGCCGCTCGGGCACTGCCCGCCCGCGGTCGTGGATGCGATCCGGGAGCAGGCCGCCGAGTTGCTGTACGTCCAGGGCTCGTACCCCGTCGAGGCCCGCACCGAGCTGTACGGGAAACTCGGCGCGCTCGCGCCCGGCGACCTCCGGAAGGTGTGGCTCTGCAACTCCGGGACGGAGGCGAACGAGGCGGCGATGAAGTTCGCCCGCTCGGCGACCGGCCGGGAGAAGATCGTCGCGGCCAAGCGCGGGTTCCACGGCCGGACGATGGGCGCGCTGGCGATGACCTGGAAGAAGAAGTACCGCGCCGCGTTCGAGCCGCTGGCCGGCGGCGTGGAGTTCGTCGACTACGGCGACGCGGACGAACTCGCCGACGCCGTCGACGACGAGACGGCGGCCGTCTTCCTCGAACCCGTGCAGGGCGAGGGCGGGGTGAACCCCGCGACGGCCGACTACCTGCAGGCAGCCCGCGAACTGACCGAGGACGCCGGTGCGGCGCTGGTGTTCGACGAGATCCAGACGGGTCTCGGCCGGACGGGCGCGCTGTGGGCCTGCGAGCACGCGGGCGTCGTCCCCGACGCGCTCACGACCGCGAAGGGGCTCGCGTCGGGCCTGCCGATGGGCGCGACGCTGTGTGCCGACTGGCTCGCCGACGAGGCGGGCGACCACGGCTCGACGTTCTCCGGCGGGCCGCTCGTCGCCGCCGCCGCGAACGCGACGCTCGACGGCATCGTCGGGGACGACCTGCCCGGCCACGCCGAGGCGGTCGGCGACTACCTCCACGACGAGCTGTCGGCCGCCATCGAGGAGCACGACCTGGGCGTCCGCGAGGTGCGCGGGCAGGGGCTCATGGTCGGCATCGAGGTGAAGCGCGGGTCGAACCGCCTGCTGCGCGACCTCGCGCTGAACCACGAGGTGCTCGCGCTCCCGGCCGGCCGGTCGGTGCTGCGCCTGCTCCCGCCGCTGGTGGTCGAGGAGGAGCACGTCGACGCGGTCGTCGACGCGCTGACGGAGGTGCTGTAG
- a CDS encoding DUF6757 family protein, whose amino-acid sequence MQCHYCDREAAFTAEQDGLRVGLCERHFRERVEELAEREGLEALREQVDVTQTEQE is encoded by the coding sequence ATGCAGTGTCACTACTGCGATCGCGAGGCCGCGTTCACCGCCGAACAGGACGGACTGCGGGTGGGCCTCTGCGAGCGGCACTTCCGCGAACGCGTCGAGGAGCTCGCGGAGCGCGAGGGACTCGAGGCGCTCCGCGAGCAGGTCGACGTGACCCAGACCGAGCAGGAATAG
- a CDS encoding RimK family alpha-L-glutamate ligase, translating to MKVGLLYSRIRRDEKLLLSELRDRGHEVEKLDVRKLQFGLDGMNADAAGCDLVLDRCLATSRSLYATKFMRHYGVPVVNTPETAETCANKVKNSLALDSAGVPTPATEVAFTVDAALETIEQFGYPCVLKPVIGSWGRLMAKIDTRSAAEAILEHKETLGHYEHKVFYVQEFVEKPGRDVRVLACDGEPVAAMTRTSEHWLTNAAKGGETNEFELDDEAGTLVREASDAVGGGLLGVDLMEVGGAGSGEYTVHEVNHTVEFKALNDCVDVDVPAAVVDWLELKADVAAEAAAV from the coding sequence ATGAAGGTCGGGCTCCTCTACTCTAGGATCCGCAGGGACGAGAAGCTGCTCCTCTCGGAGCTGCGCGACCGCGGCCACGAGGTCGAGAAACTGGACGTGCGGAAGCTCCAGTTCGGGCTCGACGGGATGAACGCCGACGCGGCCGGCTGCGACCTCGTGCTGGACCGCTGTCTCGCCACCTCGCGCTCGCTGTACGCGACGAAGTTCATGCGCCACTACGGCGTCCCCGTCGTCAACACGCCGGAGACGGCAGAGACGTGCGCGAACAAGGTGAAGAACAGCCTAGCGCTCGACTCGGCCGGCGTCCCCACGCCCGCGACGGAGGTCGCGTTCACCGTCGACGCCGCCCTCGAGACCATCGAGCAGTTCGGCTACCCCTGCGTGCTGAAACCGGTCATCGGCTCGTGGGGCCGCCTGATGGCGAAGATCGACACCCGCTCGGCCGCCGAGGCCATCCTCGAACACAAGGAGACGCTCGGCCACTACGAGCACAAGGTGTTCTACGTCCAGGAGTTCGTCGAGAAGCCCGGCCGCGACGTGCGCGTGCTGGCCTGCGACGGCGAACCCGTCGCGGCGATGACGCGAACCTCCGAACACTGGCTCACGAACGCCGCGAAGGGCGGCGAGACGAACGAGTTCGAACTGGACGACGAGGCGGGAACGCTGGTGCGCGAAGCAAGCGACGCGGTCGGCGGCGGCCTGCTCGGCGTCGACCTCATGGAGGTCGGCGGCGCCGGTAGCGGCGAGTACACCGTCCACGAGGTGAACCACACGGTCGAGTTCAAGGCACTGAACGACTGCGTCGACGTCGACGTACCCGCCGCGGTCGTCGACTGGCTCGAACTCAAGGCCGACGTGGCGGCGGAGGCGGCCGCGGTATGA
- a CDS encoding [LysW]-lysine hydrolase, whose protein sequence is MAAAVDDALDTEGRQLLYDLVSIPSPSGEEAEAAERLAAFFAAHDREVFVDEVGNVRAPADDSVLLTSHIDTVPGDIPVRVEHDAEDEYSPDGDAVLWGRGSVDATGPLASMAVAAVETGVSFAGVVGEETDSRGARFLVEDREEPDAVVNGEPSGWDGVTLGYRGFLAGTYVATSESGHTSRPDPNAVEHAMDWWRRVEDSFETEDYEPVFEGVTTKPVRFDGGLSKDGLSMEATMDVQFRVPPEMEAADVRERADAELDAGTVHWEEPIPPVMTSPRSEVATAFRGAIRRAGGDPRLLRKTGTADVNLFAAAWDAPMATYGPGDSDLDHDPNERLALAEFDRAVDVLCAVGERLSD, encoded by the coding sequence ATGGCCGCCGCCGTCGACGACGCGCTCGACACGGAGGGACGCCAGTTGCTGTACGACCTCGTCTCCATCCCCTCGCCGTCGGGCGAGGAGGCCGAGGCCGCCGAGCGCCTGGCGGCGTTCTTCGCGGCACACGACCGCGAGGTGTTCGTGGACGAGGTCGGGAACGTCCGCGCGCCCGCGGACGACTCGGTGCTGCTGACCTCCCACATCGACACGGTCCCTGGCGACATTCCCGTCCGCGTGGAACACGACGCGGAGGACGAGTACTCGCCCGACGGCGACGCGGTACTGTGGGGTCGCGGCAGCGTCGACGCCACCGGCCCCCTCGCCTCGATGGCCGTCGCGGCCGTCGAGACGGGCGTCTCCTTCGCCGGCGTCGTCGGCGAGGAGACCGACTCCCGGGGCGCCCGGTTCCTGGTGGAGGACCGCGAGGAACCCGACGCGGTCGTCAACGGCGAGCCGTCCGGCTGGGACGGGGTGACGCTGGGCTACCGCGGCTTTCTCGCCGGCACCTACGTCGCGACGAGCGAGTCCGGCCACACCTCGCGGCCCGACCCCAACGCGGTCGAGCACGCGATGGACTGGTGGCGCCGGGTCGAGGACTCCTTCGAGACGGAGGACTACGAACCCGTGTTCGAGGGGGTGACGACGAAGCCGGTTCGCTTCGACGGCGGGCTCTCGAAGGACGGGCTGTCGATGGAGGCGACGATGGACGTGCAGTTCCGCGTGCCGCCAGAGATGGAGGCGGCCGACGTGCGCGAGCGGGCCGACGCCGAACTCGACGCGGGGACGGTCCACTGGGAGGAGCCCATCCCCCCCGTGATGACCAGCCCGCGGAGCGAGGTGGCGACGGCGTTCAGGGGGGCGATCCGACGAGCGGGGGGCGACCCTCGACTCCTCCGCAAGACCGGCACCGCCGACGTGAACCTGTTCGCCGCGGCCTGGGACGCCCCGATGGCGACCTACGGCCCCGGCGATTCCGACCTGGACCACGACCCGAACGAACGCCTCGCGCTCGCCGAGTTCGACCGCGCAGTCGACGTGCTGTGTGCGGTCGGCGAGCGCCTCAGCGACTGA
- the argC gene encoding N-acetyl-gamma-glutamyl-phosphate reductase, with the protein MSRFTAAVVGGSGFTGGELLRLLVGHPAFEVVQATSREYENKTVGYVHPNLRGLDLRFSSPEELESVDVLFAATPHGVSMQHIDSFRDAAGLVVDLSADFRLPEADAYDEWYDGHTATEHLADAEYALPELNRENLAGADLIAAGGCNATATLLAMKPLVDAGFVSDGDRVVVDVKVGSSEGGAGGGKASSHPERSGVVRPYAPTGHRHEAELEAYLGLSTAFTVHAVEMVRGASATCHAFPGGPVTKGDLWGAYREAYEDEPFVDVVAGGGGTYRYPEPKAVAGTNRAEVGFALDPGNKRVVAFGAIDNMMKGSAGQAVHAANVALGLEETTGLDQLGLHPVGSP; encoded by the coding sequence ATGAGCCGGTTCACCGCCGCGGTCGTCGGCGGCTCCGGCTTCACCGGCGGCGAGTTGCTGCGCCTGCTCGTCGGCCACCCCGCGTTCGAGGTGGTCCAGGCGACCTCGCGCGAGTACGAGAACAAGACGGTGGGCTACGTCCACCCGAACCTGCGGGGGCTCGACCTCCGCTTCTCCTCGCCGGAGGAGCTGGAGTCCGTGGACGTGCTGTTCGCGGCGACGCCCCACGGCGTCTCCATGCAACACATCGACTCGTTCCGCGACGCCGCGGGGCTCGTCGTCGACCTCTCTGCGGACTTCCGCCTGCCCGAGGCCGACGCCTACGACGAGTGGTACGACGGCCACACGGCGACCGAACACCTCGCCGACGCGGAGTACGCGCTCCCGGAACTGAACCGCGAGAACCTCGCCGGCGCGGATCTGATCGCCGCAGGCGGCTGTAACGCGACGGCGACGCTGCTGGCGATGAAGCCGCTCGTGGACGCCGGCTTCGTCTCCGACGGCGATCGGGTCGTCGTGGACGTGAAGGTCGGCTCCTCGGAGGGCGGCGCCGGTGGCGGAAAGGCCTCCTCGCACCCCGAGCGCTCGGGCGTCGTCCGCCCGTACGCGCCCACCGGGCACCGCCACGAGGCGGAGCTGGAGGCGTACCTCGGCCTCTCGACCGCGTTCACCGTCCACGCGGTGGAGATGGTCCGCGGCGCCTCGGCGACGTGTCACGCCTTCCCCGGCGGCCCCGTCACGAAGGGCGACCTCTGGGGCGCCTACCGCGAGGCGTACGAGGACGAACCGTTCGTCGACGTCGTCGCCGGCGGCGGCGGGACGTACCGCTACCCCGAGCCGAAGGCGGTCGCGGGGACGAACCGCGCGGAGGTCGGCTTCGCGCTCGACCCCGGAAACAAGCGCGTCGTGGCGTTCGGCGCCATCGACAACATGATGAAGGGCTCGGCCGGCCAGGCGGTCCACGCCGCCAACGTCGCGCTCGGCCTGGAGGAGACGACCGGGCTGGATCAACTGGGGCTCCACCCCGTGGGGTCGCCATGA
- the argH gene encoding argininosuccinate lyase, translating into MDGEDRASDGRHEGGEGAGVIRRERFAGGPARSFLSSLAADERIFAADLAVDRAHVVMLAEQGIIGDDEAADILAALDDVEAEGHDALPDGEDVHEAVESAVVDRVGPDGGKMHTARSRNDEVAACIRYRLREDLLAAVEATLALREALLDAAADEAETVMPGFTHRQFAQPTTAGHFLASYAGALERDTARLLDVYDRTNQSPLGGAAFAGTPFDVDRERTADMLGFDGVVENSTDASSARDFLAETCAALATLATTLSGLATDGIEGAKDGYLVLSDDYSSTSSIMPQKKNPDTLELVRAAAGDAVGSLTGLLTTLKGLPRAYNRDLQRATPHAWEAVDSVTEATEVAAGAVATAEWDAEACAADAGAGFSTATGVADALAMTGVPFRTAHELVATAAADTPNGADTDALAANLDAAAADVLGEPLDSFVSREELDSVLDPAGSVAARDSRGGPAPDALAESLARMEESYDDHAAALADRHDALDAAADDLERTVSEYV; encoded by the coding sequence ATGGACGGCGAGGACAGGGCGTCCGACGGACGCCACGAAGGCGGCGAAGGCGCCGGAGTCATTCGGCGCGAGCGCTTCGCGGGCGGGCCGGCCCGCTCGTTCCTGTCGAGCCTCGCGGCCGACGAGCGCATCTTCGCCGCCGACCTCGCCGTCGACCGTGCGCACGTCGTCATGCTCGCGGAGCAGGGGATAATCGGCGACGACGAGGCCGCCGACATCCTCGCCGCCCTCGACGACGTGGAGGCAGAGGGGCACGACGCGCTCCCCGACGGCGAGGACGTGCACGAGGCCGTCGAGTCGGCGGTCGTCGACCGCGTCGGCCCGGACGGCGGGAAGATGCACACCGCCCGTTCCCGCAACGACGAGGTGGCCGCCTGCATCCGCTACCGCCTGCGCGAGGACCTACTGGCCGCCGTCGAGGCGACGCTCGCGCTCCGCGAGGCGCTGCTCGACGCGGCCGCCGACGAGGCCGAGACGGTCATGCCGGGGTTCACCCACCGGCAGTTCGCCCAGCCGACGACGGCGGGCCACTTCCTCGCCTCCTACGCCGGCGCGCTGGAGCGCGACACCGCGCGCCTGCTCGATGTCTACGACCGGACGAACCAGTCACCTCTGGGCGGCGCCGCCTTCGCGGGCACGCCGTTCGACGTCGACCGCGAGCGGACGGCGGACATGCTGGGGTTCGACGGCGTCGTGGAGAACTCGACCGACGCGTCGTCGGCCCGCGACTTCCTGGCGGAGACGTGCGCGGCGCTCGCGACGCTCGCGACGACGCTCTCGGGGCTCGCGACCGACGGCATCGAGGGCGCGAAGGACGGCTACCTCGTCCTCTCGGACGACTACTCCTCCACCTCGTCGATCATGCCCCAGAAGAAGAACCCCGACACGCTCGAGCTCGTCCGCGCGGCCGCGGGCGACGCGGTCGGGTCGCTGACGGGGCTGTTGACGACGCTGAAGGGGCTCCCCCGGGCGTACAACCGCGACCTCCAGCGCGCGACGCCGCACGCCTGGGAGGCCGTCGATTCCGTGACCGAGGCGACCGAGGTCGCCGCCGGTGCGGTCGCCACAGCCGAGTGGGACGCGGAGGCGTGCGCCGCGGACGCGGGCGCCGGGTTCTCGACGGCGACGGGCGTGGCGGACGCGCTGGCGATGACGGGGGTCCCGTTCCGGACGGCCCACGAACTGGTGGCGACTGCCGCGGCCGACACCCCGAACGGGGCCGACACCGACGCTCTCGCCGCAAATCTTGACGCGGCCGCTGCGGACGTACTGGGGGAACCCCTCGACTCGTTCGTGAGCCGCGAGGAACTCGACTCGGTGCTCGATCCGGCCGGGAGCGTCGCCGCCCGCGATTCGCGCGGCGGCCCCGCCCCCGACGCGCTGGCCGAGTCCCTCGCACGCATGGAGGAGTCGTACGACGATCACGCGGCCGCGCTGGCCGACCGCCACGACGCGCTCGACGCCGCGGCCGACGACCTGGAACGGACGGTGAGCGAGTATGTCTGA
- a CDS encoding DedA family protein, with protein sequence MGVPVPLQNIVGEFPPWFQDLVGSEYAYLFLFGVFVLEGAMLMYFVPSELIVPGSLVLLGHGPDRVVAIIGVAVLGATVGQYALFKLAERGGREWLLKKRWFRVSEDTLDRFDGWFDRWGPVVVPVSNSLLFTRGMLTVPAGLAEMDDRKFVLLSAVGTLCFEAALAGLYLFGVDLLW encoded by the coding sequence ATGGGCGTGCCGGTCCCCCTGCAGAACATCGTCGGCGAGTTCCCCCCGTGGTTCCAGGACCTCGTCGGCTCGGAGTACGCCTACCTGTTCCTGTTCGGCGTGTTCGTCCTCGAGGGCGCGATGCTGATGTACTTCGTGCCGAGCGAACTCATCGTCCCGGGGTCGCTCGTCCTCCTGGGCCACGGGCCCGACCGCGTCGTCGCCATCATCGGCGTCGCCGTGCTCGGCGCCACGGTCGGCCAGTACGCGCTGTTCAAACTGGCCGAGCGCGGCGGCCGGGAGTGGCTCCTCAAGAAGCGCTGGTTCCGCGTGAGCGAGGACACGCTCGACCGCTTCGACGGCTGGTTCGACCGCTGGGGCCCCGTCGTCGTCCCCGTCTCGAACTCGCTGCTGTTCACCCGCGGGATGCTCACCGTCCCCGCCGGGCTCGCGGAGATGGACGACCGGAAGTTCGTCCTCCTCTCGGCCGTCGGGACGCTCTGCTTCGAGGCCGCGCTCGCCGGCCTCTACCTGTTCGGCGTCGACCTGCTCTGGTGA